DNA from Candidatus Cloacimonas acidaminovorans str. Evry:
TGATGTCTGTAATAATCATCATATTTGAAATACCAGCGTCCGTTTTTATCTTTATAAAGCTCTGTAACACATAAACTATCAGCTCCAAACCAATCCACAGGAGAAAGAGTGATAACCGAATCTGCTGTTGCCGTAAAAAGTTTCACAATTCCATTATCCAGCTTGCTTATTACCATCTGTCTTTTATCTAAAAATTGCAGACCGAATATTGAACCGTGGTCAAAACTAATCTGTTTTGCCTCTCCACCTTTAACTGGAGCAAAAAAACTATCATAATTATGGGTAAAACCAACCAATAATTCATCCGTAGAGATAGTATAATCGTCAATAGTGGTATTTTCATAACTGCGGACAATATTTTCTTGCCATTCGTCTTCGCAAAGGTCTATGAACAGTGGACTTACTTTCTCTCCCGTTTTGAGAGTAGGATCGTATTTGTAAATAGTATTAAAATATTCAAAAACCAGCCGGTCATTATTTCTTGACAAACTGATTCTGCGAGCGCTAAAGGGTTTTAGATTGGTAATTTTTTCGGGTTTGCGAAAAGATAGTTTATTCACCTTGTTAATCTGAAAACATTTACCATCGGAGGCACAATAATATAGTGCTCCTGTCTGCGAAAAACTGGGATACAATTCCGAAAGTTCCGTATTGGTAAGCTTGGTATATTTTTTCGTAGGAAGATCAATTAGCCAAAGTTCTCCGTTGCCACTACCGCGATATGCTTCTCTTCTGGAATAGCCACCTTTTTGAAATACGATTTGTTTGTTGTCAGGACTTAAAGTAGCAAAGGAACTGCCAATTTCAGCAAGCAGAACAGGACGCGAACCATTAATAGGAACTTTATAGAAAGATAAACCCCAACGCGGAGAATATTTGGTACACAAAAGATTTTGGGAATCGCTAAACCATTCTGAAATTCTGAATGACTCATAATTTACGGCTTTTGCCTCTCCTCCCGTAGCTGGCATTATATAAATCAGATTCTGCCCTGAGCGGTCAGAAGAAAAGGCAAGCATTTTGCCATCAGGACTAAATTGGGGATTCCATTCATAAGAAGTGGTGTTAGTTATTCTACGAGGTATTCCTCCTGCAAAAGGAACCAGCCAAAGGTCATTACTATAGACATAACACACTATTTCTCCATCTGGAGATATGGCGGGTTCACTCGTAAAATATGCCTCCTGCGCCACCAGAGGACAAGCGCAAATCAGTATGCACAATAGCTCCAAGATTTTTTTGCTGTTAACACTAATCATTTTCCTTAGTCCTTTTCCTCAAATTCAAGACCTTTTTCTGGTCTGTTAACTTCATAACTGTGTTTTAAGATGCGAAATACAACAGGTGGTCTGATTACATCCTGTACTTTTATTTTTTTCGGTTTTTGTTTTTCGCTTTTCAGAATTTGATTTAGTTTCTCGTCCAAAGCTCTTTCATATTTTTCAATGCGGTTTTCCAATTCTGCAATTGTGGTAGCATTTAATTCTTTATCTTCTTTCAGGTGAATAAGTTCCCTAATTAAAAGCAATAGCAGGTTACGATAAAAGGGGCAAAGTGCTATTTCTATTTCGGTTTTTGTCCGGTCGTAAGAACCGGCTTGAAAAACAGTAATTGATTCCCCTGCTTGAGTTAAGCCCCCGCAGATCTCACTGCTGTTCAAGTCACCTATTATTTCTCCGTCACAAACAACGGTAGAATTCTCAATTTTATCCGTAAAATGGATGTTATTCAGGCAAAGAACATAAGAATTGAGAATACTACGGCATTCCAGATTTCCCCAAACGATAATTCCTTTCCTGTTTGAGGAAATTATATCCCCTGCTATAAACATATTCTTAGCACAGTTAATAGTTGAGAATTGAATATCGCCCTGAACGCTTATATCTGCCTCACAATGAATATCGGCATAAGTTATGCTTCCTTCAATAATCAAATTGATAGGGCATTTAACTTTTGTCTCTGGTGGGATTTCATTTCCGTTTAACAATACCCTATCCAACAGGCAGATACAGCCATTTTCATCCAAATAAGGAAAGCCGTCTACAAGAGCAGAAAATTGTTTGTTTTGGACATCATAAGCTATATTATCACCTGCCAGAGCTTTTGCCTGTTCCGTATCTACCGAATTGGCATCAAGCAAGTTTCCGAAAATATCATAGATACTGCCTCCTTGTGCAAAAATATTACTGGAATATTCTGCTACAACATCTCCTGAACGAAAAACCTTCAATTTCTCCAAAGTGCTAATATTTATTCCGTTTTCGGGACGGGAAAGCAAATCAGGATTAAAGTTATAGCGTAACATACTGGTAACTTCTTTTTTATTGCACATTGCAATAGGAAAGGGAACTTCAAATTCCTTTTCCAGTGAATGTTTGCATATATAATCAATCGCTTCGTCAAATCCGCTTTTAATACCTGCTTCTTCAATAAGGGCAAGAATTTCGTTTTCATCTATAAGGAAGTCCGTTTTTTTGATTGTTAGCCAAGCAGATAGAGGTTCCTCGCGGATTTCCAAAATCAGATTTCCTTCTTTATTGACATAAGTTTTAGCCATAAAGGATACCTACAATATTTATTTGACGGTTTTTGGTTTTTTCCCGACGATAGGAATGATAATTGGAACTTTCAAAAGTGCAATCAGTAACATTTTCAATATTGATTTCCGGAATTCCTTCTTTAATAAGTTGAGCATTGAGAATTTTCCTGAGGTTCAGATGCCTGTTTTGGGTTAAATCCGGTTCCAATCCCATTTTCCGGAGAGCTCTATTAAAGTCATCAAAGAGCTCCTGGCTTACTTCATAATGTTTATGACAAATACCGGCACCTACTATGGCTATGATATCGGTCAACTGGCAATAAAAATGACTTTTCATCTTTCTTATTGCTTCTCCAACGATATTTTTCTGTGTCCCTTCTCTGCCGCAATGAAGACCTGCAACTACATTTCTGCGACTATCCATTAATAAAATTGGATAGCAATCGGCAGTCCGAATAAGTAAATATTGATAGGGTATATTGGTAATTAAACCATCTGCTAAAGGAATTTGAGGTTTTTTACCGATGCCTGCTCCACAATCAATTTCCCGACAAATGTGCACTTCTTTGGAATGTGTTTGTTCAGCAATAACTAAACGCGAAACGGGAATTTTTATTCCTTCCAACATAAAATCCTTTTGCAAGTGCATCAAAGTACGGTAGTCAGGTTCTCTTTTCCCCAAATAATAGAACAATTTCATCTTGCCGAAATCTCCGGTGCCAAAACTCTTTGCCTGTAAACATCCGTATTATCACTAATAACTAACATTCTTAAGACACCTCGCAAAAATTTCGGAACTATCCTCAAGCCGTTTAATGACCACAATAATAATAACAAACCACACACAATCAAAGTGAAGCGAGCTCCAATTCTGCTGGATAAAGTTCCCATCAACAAACTTCCTAATGGCGACATACTTGCTGAAGCCATTGTATAAAGTGAAATAACTCTTCCTCGCATTTCCAGAGAAGAAATACTTTGAATTAAAGTATTCGTAGTAGCCATTGTCATCATTCCCGCTAAACCTAAAAACACCATAAAGAACATACTAAGCGGAATTGACCCGGAAAGCGAAAACAATATACAGGCAATACTGAAAGTTAAACATAAATAAACTAAACGAGTAGGCATTCCCCGAATATTTTTGCGCGAAGCCAAAAAGAAGGAACCACATAAAGCTCCTACACCCATTGAAGACATTAGCAAACCCTGCGTTGCCGAAGTGCCGTGTAAAATATCCTTGGCAAAAATAGGCATCAAAGTGGAAAAAGACATCCCGAAAACAGTGAAAACAGCAAGGTTACTAAGCAAAAAGCGAATAGGCATATTCTCCCAGGAATACTTCCACCCCGAAAATATTTTCTTCAGCGTCGGTTCTTTCTGAGGAGGAACAGGAGGATAGCTTATCTTTATGAAACACAATGAAATAATAACAGGTATATAAGAAATTGCATTAATAGCAAAACAAACCCCCTCACTGAACATCATTATTAAAAAACCTCCAATAGCAGGTCCAATCAAACGTGCTCCATTAAACATAGCGGAATTGGTTGCTATAGCATTGGGCAATAATGTTCTGGAAGAAACAAGGTCCATTACAAAGTTCTGACGAATAGGAGCATCCACAGCATCAATAATTCCTTGAATAAAAGATAAAATCAAAATTGGATACCAAACCTGCTTATTGATTACTCTGGTTAAAACCAATAATGCTAAAATACCTGTTTGCAGGCAAAAAGCAATTTGCGTATAAATCATTGTCCGATGACGGTTTAAACGGTCTGCCCAAGCACCTATAAAGGGACTTACAAAAACCGAAGGAATCATTGAGAGAAAACTTACTAAGCCAAGTAAAAAAGCAGAACCGGTTAAGCGATAAACGAACCAGCCCATAGTTGTTCGCTGTATCCAAGTTCCGATTAAAGAAATTCCTTGCCCCATAAAAAAAATGCGGTAGTTGCGGATAGTTAAAGAGACAAAAATTTCTTTTATTTTATTGATTACCATCGCTATAGGATAAATCGGGAAAGGTCCTCACTTTCAATTACGGGACTAAGGTGCTCGGTTACCATTTTTTTCGTAATTTTAACGCTTTTTAGTGTCTCGGAAGGCATTTCAAACAGAAAATCATCCAATAGTTTATTCATCACTGTATGCAAACGCCGAGCTCCAATATCTTCCATTTTTTCATTGGCTAAAGCAGCAAAACGGGCAATTTCCCGAATCGCTTCCGGCATAAATTTCAGTTCTACTCCTTCACTCCGGAAAATTGCCTGATACTGTTTAGTTAAAGAATTTTCCGGTTCGGTTAAAATGCGTTCAAAATCCTCCTGTGTTAAACTATTCAATTCCACCCGGATAGGAAACCTGCCTTGCAATTCCGGAATGAGGTCTGATGGTTTTGCTGTGTTAAAAGCGCC
Protein-coding regions in this window:
- a CDS encoding FapA family protein, which codes for MAKTYVNKEGNLILEIREEPLSAWLTIKKTDFLIDENEILALIEEAGIKSGFDEAIDYICKHSLEKEFEVPFPIAMCNKKEVTSMLRYNFNPDLLSRPENGINISTLEKLKVFRSGDVVAEYSSNIFAQGGSIYDIFGNLLDANSVDTEQAKALAGDNIAYDVQNKQFSALVDGFPYLDENGCICLLDRVLLNGNEIPPETKVKCPINLIIEGSITYADIHCEADISVQGDIQFSTINCAKNMFIAGDIISSNRKGIIVWGNLECRSILNSYVLCLNNIHFTDKIENSTVVCDGEIIGDLNSSEICGGLTQAGESITVFQAGSYDRTKTEIEIALCPFYRNLLLLLIRELIHLKEDKELNATTIAELENRIEKYERALDEKLNQILKSEKQKPKKIKVQDVIRPPVVFRILKHSYEVNRPEKGLEFEEKD
- a CDS encoding polyphenol oxidase family protein, whose product is MKLFYYLGKREPDYRTLMHLQKDFMLEGIKIPVSRLVIAEQTHSKEVHICREIDCGAGIGKKPQIPLADGLITNIPYQYLLIRTADCYPILLMDSRRNVVAGLHCGREGTQKNIVGEAIRKMKSHFYCQLTDIIAIVGAGICHKHYEVSQELFDDFNRALRKMGLEPDLTQNRHLNLRKILNAQLIKEGIPEINIENVTDCTFESSNYHSYRREKTKNRQINIVGILYG
- a CDS encoding MFS transporter, translated to MVINKIKEIFVSLTIRNYRIFFMGQGISLIGTWIQRTTMGWFVYRLTGSAFLLGLVSFLSMIPSVFVSPFIGAWADRLNRHRTMIYTQIAFCLQTGILALLVLTRVINKQVWYPILILSFIQGIIDAVDAPIRQNFVMDLVSSRTLLPNAIATNSAMFNGARLIGPAIGGFLIMMFSEGVCFAINAISYIPVIISLCFIKISYPPVPPQKEPTLKKIFSGWKYSWENMPIRFLLSNLAVFTVFGMSFSTLMPIFAKDILHGTSATQGLLMSSMGVGALCGSFFLASRKNIRGMPTRLVYLCLTFSIACILFSLSGSIPLSMFFMVFLGLAGMMTMATTNTLIQSISSLEMRGRVISLYTMASASMSPLGSLLMGTLSSRIGARFTLIVCGLLLLLWSLNGLRIVPKFLRGVLRMLVISDNTDVYRQRVLAPEISAR